tttttcactttttttctcattttttttttttgtgaagaatgcTTAGAAATTCTTAGAATGCGCGTGTGATgaccaatttaatttttaaagtcttaaCAGTGTATCGCAAGTAATTAATGAAGTTTATGCTTCTGACAATGGAAATTTCTTTAGGATAATAGAGAGAAGCACCAGGGTGATTAATGTCACATTCGTGATAAGTCACATTGTGGCATCTCTCATGTGgaaaaatttgaactcttttcaaaatttgcaaaagtgCGAGAAGACACGCACGCACGCCTGTGATTAGTCACAGGAATAGTATTAGgtcacattttttccattttccaacgCCTCATGAGGGACAGAAAGACACACCGCCGTAATCCACATAAATAATTTGAGTCACGCCACTAATTTTTGATAACTTTTTGTGGACTTCCAATTTTTCCGAATAAGAGATGCTGCAATGTAACTTCAATTTGTTATAAATGTGACTTGCCATAAATGTGAGTTTGCATAAATGTGACTTATCATAAATTAATTACTTGTAAAAATGTTGTACCACATTCCCACATTTTTGCATCGaacttataaaattaaaggtTCAACGACCGACaactgaaatttagtgattgcgaattctcttttgttaaaggcACGAAATAGTATAAGGAGATTCCACTCCTGGAAGGCTTTGACGCTTGaaattcggatttagttagtttgcattTGATGGAATCAcggaaagttatttttcacataaaaccaatactttctcattaagatgagaatgtaaaaaatagccTTGTTCATTAtcatatgaaattattttctaaacattcttcacaaaaaaacataagtaaaaaatggtataaaatcaaatttttagttcgaaaactATTGATTGTAGGGGAATATATTCAACCCAAAGTAACTGCTGTTTTCAAGGCTTTTAAGTCTGTTAAAAAACAGCATTATGTACAATCAACACTTTTCttcaaaggttaaaaaaattacaaggagTCCTTATTCGATAATAATATCGAATCGACTTGGAAGCATCTAAAGTTATACAGTTTTGAATTGGAAATATTATtcaaagatgagtttttaattcaaattttagcaAATgggacatttttaatcaaaaaattgatgCTGGATATTCTCAAAATTCAAAGCCAAATGATTTCAATTAAGTGacacttaaaattgaaatttattcattttaaaagtgatttgaaattgaaagacGAGTAAACGCTAAATGATATTTGCTAAAGAACGTCGGGTAGCGGAAAACTGTAACAACAAACTCACAGAGACGTCAGCACGTGATTTTAGCGTTTATCGTAAGCTACAAAACCCTACGCAAAATCTacctattttaaaagaaaaaataatgttcgaaatgtattaaactttttagattaaaatacgAAGGTTCAATGTGTGTGAATTATTTTTCCCAGGTTATCCTCGACGTCCAACAATTCGCCCCGAACGAAATTACTGTGAAGACAGTCGATAATAACACCATCGTCGTGGAGGGAAAACACGAAGAAAAGAAAGACGAGCACGGTTTGGTCTCGAGACAATTTTTGAGGCGCTACGTTCTTCCCCAGGGCCACGACATAGGACAAGTCCAGTCCACTCTTTCATCGGACGGAGTATTGACCGTTACAGCACCAAAGTTATCTTTGCCAGCACCCGGGGAAAAAATAGTCCCCATTCAGCAGTCGTCAGCTCCTGCCATTATgtctacataaattttcaaagctcaGGATTTAAAAATCACCCTGGCGGTGACGATTTGAATGTCGAATGATTTTGTAATAAGTCTTAGCttcttgtctttttattttcgatAGAGTTGTTCAGATCTAAAATGTATGTTGTAGAATGATCGATAATGCGTGTGATGGAGATGTCAATGTAATGAAAATAATGTACATTTTCGTGAGAATTTATTTTCTCTAGCGTGAAAAGTAACatgttcaaaaatgttgaaaagcgtTTTATTTTCAAGAGACAACTTGAGAAAACTTTTTATCTTACTGACTATATAGACTGTTATCtcattgtaattatatttttttctagcgtgaaaataaatatttaatgtattAACAAATGTTAAACCGTGGTTTTTTCAAACCGTAACTGAGGGAAACCTTTAATATTGACTTAATATAGAAACTGTTATAAAAAATGGGGTCATTTCATTACATCGTCTTGTActgaaattttcaaagtattataAGTAACTTTGTCTCACTATTTAGCCTCATAACTCATGAGCTTCAGTTTTCAGCGATGAACTCTGCAGCTTAATAAACGTAcgtttttcattcaataaaagttctaaaatgtatttttttttttaatttacctctGTTTCAGAGTTTTCAATCTGTAAaactaggatttaaaaatattaatgttacatATAATAGCACATTCTAAAACTGTTTAAtgacaaagaaatattaatttttgttaatagacTGTAATAATCTACGCGTGTctgctccgcgctcggtctttgtacttcctaACATTTGTGCATGGTGCATGTAAAATTAAAGGTGAAACCATTTACAAATTTTGTGATTATGATTTgtgtttcgttaaagctccttcggctttaactgAATACAGTCTCATAACGCGTGTCTCGCGCTTCTCGCTCGATTAAAGTACGTTCAAAAGGCGAAATTTCGAATAATATgttgaacttttatgttaaatgCATGTCGTATTAATATCTGCACCTCGTTTCGGGACTTGAGTTCTCGACGAAAAATTTGgtcttcaaacattttattgaatcttgtGATTTTTCCATacgtttaaatttgtaattttaaatgtcCCTTTTCTTGCATTAAGGCAGTTCGCGCGAATTAGACTTTCTTTACCAAATATTGAtcacattatgcacaaataatgcaaaaccTAATGTTTGCACTAGAAATgcgaataaacaaatttggtctgacatacggaTCGGCTGCGTCATAGCAGCACTATCGCAGTGATATTACGAGCGACTATAGGCTCGCTCTTTCGTCACTAGATGGCAAAAGAAAATCGCGGGAAaaaggaaatatacaaatttgaaaaatacataaaaaaattggNNNNNNNNNNNNNNNNNNNNNNNNNNNNNNNNNNNNNNNNNNNNNNNNNNNNNNNNNNNNNNNNNNNNNNNNNNNNNNNNNNNNNNNNNNNNNNNNNNNNacctttcaaatatttcacaatgatttttggagaatttaccagtatttaataaagaattaaatgatttcccaaagagttcaaatatttcagaaagatttcagaaagatttcagaaagatttcagatagatttcaaagattgaaccaaagatttcaataattgcctaatgattttgcaaagattttgagataattcactaatattttagaaagatttcacaaaattttcaatgactttccaatgactttaaagatttcacaaagcttacaaatatttcacgaaga
This Belonocnema kinseyi isolate 2016_QV_RU_SX_M_011 chromosome 3, B_treatae_v1, whole genome shotgun sequence DNA region includes the following protein-coding sequences:
- the LOC117168888 gene encoding protein lethal(2)essential for life-like; translation: MALVPTLFRDWWEDLERPHRLLDQNFGLGLTRDDLMNTMAIPSFRGYYRPWRNLLDQSGGVAKIQDDKDKFQVILDVQQFAPNEITVKTVDNNTIVVEGKHEEKKDEHGLVSRQFLRRYVLPQGHDIGQVQSTLSSDGVLTVTAPKLSLPAPGEKIVPIQQSSAPAIMST